The Oryza glaberrima chromosome 5, OglaRS2, whole genome shotgun sequence DNA segment AAATGCTAGCAGCACTCTCGCCAGATTTAATCAGCCGAATCTTACCTgtacatataaatatttttccaaGGATAAGCTTTTACAACaacaaagaaaatcaaaataaataagTACAAAAGAATAGCTATCAACATTACTCAAATGCAGTATAATTAAACAAAGCAGCAGGCTTCTGTGTCCAGTTTGGTAACAGAGTTATGGAGTTACCCCGAGAAAATTGTTCAAACTTCAAACGTTATTTATTCTTGCTATAAAATATTACTACCACAAAGTTTCTAGTGGAATGGCAGATCAACATACCATCGCGTCGAAGACAAATCTCTGGTATATTTTTCACTTGATCATTAATGCTGTCATTGTATACTCTGGTTTCAATATCACCCTCAACATAAACTGCAGAACTGAAATAAGGCAAGAACAAAGACAGCACCAACCACAGTAAAAAAGAATTTCAAGCCATAGAACTAGGAAATGGTATAtagttgtatacttgtatggagaaaagaaaaagggtgaTCTTCTCACTGAAACCACGTACTTCTTCACCAGCTTCTGGACAGCAAAAGCACCTAGCTGGTCATTATGAATGGCTATCCGATGCCACTGAGCTGGCTTTGGCAGATCTGCATCCCCTACTACCCTCTGGTCAAACATGCCACCAGTTCCAACTGTAAAAACAGTCACTGTACGACCATTCCTTAAAATTTTCTGCACAGGAACCTGTCCGACTTTTCCGCATATTATAGCCTAGAAAGTTGAAACAATCAATTAATACCAAGTTAAGCTTGAAAACCAAAACATGAAGTAtccttttcatattatactTAAATACCCTGTGAACACCACGGAATCCCCAGCCCTTCTTGGGGTCTACGCTTTGGGGTTCTAACTCTCGTCTTGAATCTGTATAATCATCATCACCTCCCATTTCACTCTTCTCATCAATATCAGAAAAGGAAACAGTAGAACTCCAAGCTTGAGATTTTCTGTAGAAATCTACACAGACAAATATTTAATCAAAACTTACTCAGTAAAAACTGAGTAGAAATCTTGAAACGACCATGAAAAACAACCCACCAATTGGTTTTCTCTGCTGTTCTAAGACCCTCCTCAAGCCCTTCAGTAATCCATTGCTGAGAGAATTCATGGTAAATCTACGCACATTGAGGAAAAACGttaaataataaaatcataaaaataatcatcagaacatatatttttttcctattcctttaATGGATTTCAAAACAACATAAACATCACAATCGTCAACTTCATTCAACATTTTCCTGGTAGCAGTTCTATTCTCAAAAGCATTTGTTCAGTGTGACCTTCTACAAGGAAAAAACTACATGAGGAAATAAGGTGCATCAGGATGGCCTATCACGTGGGAGACACTTATTCTTTATGATGAGGCATCCCAGGTTTGTCTCAACAGTGCAGAGGAGTTCCATGACAGTTCTGCTTATTCTTTCCTGCACAAAAACAACTTATGGTCTTATTCAGCTACAGCAGCTCCATTCCGTTGGAACCTGAGGGACGACATCCGGCCAAGACAAGGAAGCTGCTCTACCTGCCTAAGCGGCTGATCCGCCCAGCTAAGCTGCAGCGGCATTCTAGGATCGTAGTATCCAATAACCACCCTCTTCAGGAGGCTGAATTAACACCACCTAAAATCTAAATAGGCAATCACAGAAAAATTAACAGCCTACTGGACTAAACTTTGCATGGATAAAATATGCAAACGGTCCAAGATATTCTACCGAGACATTTTAACAAACACCTTGCAAGCATCGCACACTGGCCATTCAGGGGCTTCACGCGACGTCGACAACAGTTGCATACCCCATAGAACAGTGGCAGACCCAGCCCAAAATGGAAAACTGCAGCCATGGCAGAGTTGGAACAGTAGAACGAGCTCGGGAAAAGGACGTACCTTCAGCGCCGCGCCGGAGGCCTTCGCGCGTCGCCGAGTCGCGGGAGGGATAAGACGGCGGGACGACGACAACGGGCGCAGACCGAGCGAGCGGGGAGGCTATCCGTACGGATCGAGGGAGGatgggaggaggcggctggcggcgttgggtggtgtccggtggagtcggcggcggcggcggcggcgctcgtgccTGGGTGGAGCGGAGGAGCTTCGTAGCGAGATCAAAAGGTTGAGTTATTGTGAAAACTTTGGGCCGGGCCTGGATATTTCTGCTTCTCCTGGCGTAACGGGCCGAACCTGCACCAAAGTTAGTGGGTTGCTGCTATCCTCGAGAGTCGAGACTTCTGCTTCTCATCATGGTTTTGGGGTGAAACTTCAAACTTGAGAACCCCCTCCTCTTGTCttgaaataggaaaaaaaatgataaatgcAAAAGGTgaattaggtggtgtttgaatcttctgaagatgaagataaagatcgagtgttttacgtaaaacgatgtgataataacatgtgattaattgagtcttaattattacaaacttaaaaaaatggattaatcttgTTTGATCAATTCACTCTAGTAAATCAATCTTTTACGGTTGGTGTTAAGCCAAAGCACCATTTCATTACCACCGGAATTTAGTAGTCTCATGCTCGCGTTGGCAACTCAGTAACGAAAGGGCacgtagcctagtggttacagtgacctAAGTAGTATCCAAAGGTCCTAAGTTCAAATCTCCTAtagagcgaattttagattgggttgtttacggggctaagttccctatctCAATGGCcatatatatccggttggatatggAGGCCGGGTagaaaatacccttctctaaaaaaaaattattcttCCCTGATAAGAGAGGCGCTAACACATTGTCACGCGTTGTTAACATTGCTTAATTAATAAAACTATATGATTCAATTGATAAAGAAATACGGAAACACGGGGTATAAGAATATGAAGACataattattcttggtaataaaaaaacatcttcaaaGAATCAGATAAATCCTGCATTTCAAATGATGAAATGAGACATAAAAACAGCATATAAACAACGAAAATTATGAATAGGACTATGCTCTACGCTGCGACTCCCACCAGGCACATTATTTTACCTGAACATAGATTCCAGATTTTCCttttctattcttttctctAATAAATGTATCAAACTATCCTTACAACTATTCGCCTATGCCTCTTAGCATTTAGCAGCAGAACGAATGTTACTGAAATATGAGATGTCTGCACAACTCAATGTTCGTGACTTCAGAGTCAACAGGTTGAGTATGTTGGTTATCCGAAAGCAGTTAAATGAACTAGCATATTCAAGAAGCATCAGTGTCCCCTGTAGATTTCTTGTACTCAGGCTTGAGCTCATGCGTTCCCTGGTTTGGTCCTCGTTTGTTGTAAAAACACAGATCATTCAGAATCTCCTTCAGGAATTGCTGCATAAAACGAAGCACAAACAATCACAAAGCAACCATTGAGAGTaatgaataaaatatttgtTGTTCATAGGAACACCACAAATAAAGTATCTTAACCAATGTTTTTTTCACTTAAAAATAGAGACACGCCAAATAAATCAAGAATATACCTCTGGCTGGTCAGTTTCTTGCACCAGCGCCTTTAGTGCCCAATTGGGCTGTCTTTCAAAAAGCTTGAATATAATATTTTCCAGTTCCCTGCGATCCCTACGTATTCTTTTTGCATCAGATGGTTTGGTTGGtgtttgcttcttcttctcctgaAGAGCACAAAATTAAATGTGTTATGAGAAACTTTAACTGATGATGAGTAGTTCAAGATGAAGAGGCCGACCGCATGATTGGCATTTGGCAACAtggtaaagataaaaaaaaaaaaaagtagaggaAATCAAGTACTGAACTCATTTTATAAGCCATAATCAGAGAGAAATCAGAAAACATGTATGCAGATCCTTACTACCTAGATAGCACTCTATTAACTTGAAATAACATCCACCACAGAAATTAAACACCTAGAGTTATTAAGAATGTTGATCTATATCATTAATGATAACAGAAGAACAAAAAGGAAATCTCAATCTTCATTTCGGAAAATGAAAGCACCTTAGAACCAGAAGGTATGAGACCAACCATGCCAGGCAACGGTATCAGGCTCATTCTGTGATCCTCAATTACCTTCAAGTAGGGAACAAAACCACAAATCAGAATGCTTTAAAATTACGGTAATGTAAGATAGCCAATGAAGGACTGCAGTACTTCACCTGCACTTTTCTAGTTTTGATCATGGACTTTTGTGTCCTTTCACGGCATAACTTTCCATAGTTCACCAAATTATCACTGTGAGGCTTCATGTCAAATTTATGCTCGACTTTTCCTTCACATGAAAGTTTCCCTACAACACACAAAGGTCATTTTTGGGTGATAGTCAAAACTTAGATGCTATTGAAACTTGAAAGATCCCCAAAAATGTAAGTAGTAATAAAAAATCCATAAGAATCACTGGTAACCAGTAAGGGTAACTTTCTGACTGGGAACGCAGTAAACTGCCAGTGATAGCTCACCTCCAGTCAAGATTCTTGAAGGCTTACTAGTTACTAATTAAATCAATCCGGACACCATTGACTTTGGCAAACAACATGATAGTATTTTTCCTATTTATTGGAGTAACTTGGACAAAAGATGCACACACACGAAGGATTATGTGAAGGCCCCTTAGCACAAGTGCTAAATAGATGGCTACTAAACCACAAACAAGTTTAGGAAATACTGATCTTACAATAACCACCTAGTCACCCATGCTTCATAGTACAAAGCATGCACTCAAACTTGTAGGAAGCCCCAGACATAGGATCAATAAATGTCCAACAATAAGCACCTAGTCACCTACTCATTCCAGTCTGATTCATGCTTCATAGTACAAAAGCATGCACTTAAACTTGTGGGAAGCCCCAAACGTAGTATGTCTAAACTCATACAGGTAAAATCAAGTATGATTGTATGAAGAGACTTCTGACATACAGGAACGAGTAAAAACTATGTCTATCAGGATAGTAATATATACAGAGAAAAAGAACGCAAGCAGTATAAGTTAACAAGCTGGGAATTGGACTCCTACCTTGGTTAGACTCAGAGAAAACACACATTGGTACAAAATCCTTGGACATATTCAAGGAGTAACTCTTTGGTGTATTGCCAGTGTTAGTTTGAGCCATCTCCATCTTGAACTGCCATGCCAATAGCACCATGTTATAATGAATGATGCAACTATAGGCACCACAAGCAAAAAGAAATGAGTGATGAAACTAACATAGAACGGGGAACAATTATCAAACAGAGCAGAGCAGTATGACGTATCCCGCTCTAATTAAACCTCTGCACTCTTCAATGCATCTGATTCTGTCTAGCAATTCGCAAATGGGAAATCAACTGAAATGTTACCCATCCAATCAATCGTATTATCACATTCGGCAGTCAAACCCTCCACCACTACATCTATGTTACGGTCGGTGCAGAATTTTGTCCCATTTTTCCCAAGCATAATGCATGAAATCTACATTTGAGGTTCATACATTACCAACCCCCACGGCCATAGGGTCATATCATTTTGCTCGAAGAGAATGTACTACCATTCGAATCCGCaagggagagggagtgggcgGGGGAGGCTTGCCTGGAGGGAGGGCTCCTCGGAGCGGAGGAGGTCAAGGGAGAGGACGACCTTGGCGACGACGGGGTTAGGGTTGGagccggcggcgtcggaggaggaCACGGCGCCCTGCCAGGCGTGCGAGACGACCGGGGGGCACTTCATCAGCCACACGGAGCGCTCGGCCCGCGCCGTCTCGAGGTACTTGGCCTCCTCGCCCATCCCGCCGCCCCACGCTGGTGGCTCCGCGCTCGCAGTCTGCCCGGCGATtccggtgtcggcggcggcggcggcggcgctagggcacgGAGCGGCGGGCGATCTGGCTTAACGACGGAGCGAGCGGGCGAAGGGGAGGCACA contains these protein-coding regions:
- the LOC127772516 gene encoding single-stranded DNA-binding protein, mitochondrial-like codes for the protein MNSLSNGLLKGLRRVLEQQRKPIDFYRKSQAWSSTVSFSDIDEKSEMGGDDDYTDSRRELEPQSVDPKKGWGFRGVHRAIICGKVGQVPVQKILRNGRTVTVFTVGTGGMFDQRVVGDADLPKPAQWHRIAIHNDQLGAFAVQKLVKNSAVYVEGDIETRVYNDSINDQVKNIPEICLRRDGKIRLIKSGESAASISLDELREGLF
- the LOC127772882 gene encoding uncharacterized protein LOC127772882, translating into MGEEAKYLETARAERSVWLMKCPPVVSHAWQGAVSSSDAAGSNPNPVVAKVVLSLDLLRSEEPSLQFKMEMAQTNTGNTPKSYSLNMSKDFVPMCVFSESNQGKLSCEGKVEHKFDMKPHSDNLVNYGKLCRERTQKSMIKTRKVQVIEDHRMSLIPLPGMVGLIPSGSKEKKKQTPTKPSDAKRIRRDRRELENIIFKLFERQPNWALKALVQETDQPEQFLKEILNDLCFYNKRGPNQGTHELKPEYKKSTGDTDAS